In Cryptomeria japonica chromosome 10, Sugi_1.0, whole genome shotgun sequence, a genomic segment contains:
- the LOC131055588 gene encoding peroxidase 3-like: MASKKSIVVGLILSVLSIVARSATTAISNGKTELKLDFYKRSCPEAEKIVRSTVDKYISSAPSLAAPILRMYFHDCFVRGCDGSVLLNSTNKDAEKDAIPNLSLRGFQVIDAAKAELEKQCPGVVSCADILALVTRDAVDMIGGPVWSVPMGRRDGVISLKKDALTNLPSPSASFEQLKSSFIKKGLNMKDLVVLSGAHTIGTSHCGPFATRISKPTDPSLAESYANKLRIKCKPGDNKSLVEMDPGSFRTFDNHYYINLRRKRGLFASDAALVTDAEANSFINSALASSTSNSTSWFFTEFGRSMEKMGTIDILTGNAGQIRRHCALVN; the protein is encoded by the exons ATGGCGAGTAAGAAGTCTATCGTAGTTGGGCTTATTCTTTCTGTTCTTTCTATTGTGGCTAGAAGTGCGACAACCGCCATTAGCAATGGAAAAACGGAACTGAAGTTGGATTTCTACAAAAGAAGCTGCCCAGAGGCGGAGAAAATAGTAAGAAGCACCGTGGACAAGTACATATCTAGCGCCCCCTCCTTGGCTGCTCCTATTCTAAGGATGTATTTTCACGATTGTTTTGTAAGG GGATGCGACGGGTCAGTGCTACTGAATTCAACGAACAAAGATGCTGAGAAAGACGCAATTCCAAATTTGAGCTTGAGGGGATTTCAAGTGATTGACGCTGCAAAGGCAGAGCTTGAAAAGCAGTGCCCTGGCGTGGTGTCTTGCGCTGATATTCTTGCCCTCGTCACCCGAGATGCAGTGGATATG ATTGGAGGGCCAGTGTGGAGCGTTCCCATGGGAAGAAGGGATGGCGTTATATCCCTGAAGAAAGACGCATTGACAAACCTGCCATCTCCCTCTGCAAGCTTCGAACAACTTAAGTCCTCTTTCATTAAAAAGGGCTTAAACATGAAAGATTTGGTTGTGCTGTCTGGGGCTCACACTATCGGCACTTCCCATTGCGGACCCTTTGCAACTAGAATCTCCAAACCTACAGACCCTTCCCTAGCTGAGTCATATGCGAACAAATTGAGAATAAAATGCAAGCCTGGAGACAATAAGAGCTTAGTAGAGATGGATCCTGGAAGCTTTCGAACATTTGACAACCATTATTACATCAACTTGAGGAGGAAACGAGGACTTTTTGCATCAGATGCTGCACTTGTCACGGATGCTGAAGCAAACTCTTTCATAAACTCTGCACTAGCATCTTCAACTTCTAACTCTACTAGTTGGTTCTTTACTGAGTTTGGAAGATCTATGGAGAAGATGGGTACAATTGACATCCTCACTGGGAATGCAGGACAAATCAGACGCCACTGCGCTTTGGTCAATTGA